The following are encoded together in the Desulfobotulus pelophilus genome:
- a CDS encoding F0F1 ATP synthase subunit B family protein — translation MNISVDGSLGIQILNFVVLIVVLNVVLYKPIRGILAKRRQTVEGLESSISRMRSEGDACLEAVKAGIKEARTSGVREKDAVVERVSAEEKKRIAEIQEGIQKDLEAFRVRIAAEAEEARKALTSRADVFASAIAEKILGRAI, via the coding sequence ATGAACATCAGCGTGGACGGATCCTTAGGAATCCAGATCCTCAACTTTGTTGTGCTGATCGTTGTGCTGAACGTGGTGCTGTATAAACCCATTCGTGGGATTCTGGCAAAACGCAGACAAACGGTGGAGGGGCTTGAGTCATCAATTTCACGGATGAGATCCGAGGGTGACGCTTGTCTTGAGGCTGTGAAGGCGGGAATCAAAGAGGCCAGAACCAGCGGTGTAAGGGAAAAAGACGCCGTCGTTGAACGTGTCAGTGCGGAGGAAAAGAAACGGATAGCTGAGATTCAGGAAGGTATCCAAAAAGACCTTGAAGCCTTCCGTGTACGTATTGCTGCGGAAGCTGAAGAGGCCAGGAAGGCCTTGACTTCCCGGGCGGATGTATTTGCTTCTGCCATAGCGGAGAAGATTCTGGGGAGGGCCATTTGA
- a CDS encoding ATP synthase F0 subunit B gives MKAKRRTLLFTGLFFFMGTGAALAAGGESWSAIDTYRVMNFTALVLILFLLLRKPVAKFLNSRIQGIEVQLAELEERKEAAEKELAEYKLQLEHMDQEAKTILEQYRRQGEAARERILKEAETSVAKMREQASRNIEYEFTRARASLQAEIMEKALDRAESLIQEKIQPEDHERLTHEYLKKVVAS, from the coding sequence ATGAAGGCAAAGAGAAGAACGCTCCTGTTTACGGGGCTGTTTTTTTTCATGGGTACAGGAGCTGCTCTGGCAGCAGGTGGTGAGTCGTGGAGTGCCATTGACACCTATCGGGTGATGAATTTTACTGCCCTGGTGCTGATTTTGTTTTTGCTTCTGAGAAAACCTGTTGCGAAATTTCTGAATAGCCGGATTCAAGGCATTGAAGTTCAGCTTGCGGAGCTGGAAGAACGGAAAGAAGCAGCTGAAAAAGAGCTGGCTGAGTACAAGCTTCAACTGGAACATATGGATCAGGAAGCGAAAACCATTCTGGAACAGTATCGCAGACAGGGAGAAGCAGCCCGGGAGCGGATACTCAAAGAGGCGGAGACTTCCGTGGCCAAAATGCGCGAGCAGGCCAGCCGCAATATTGAATATGAGTTCACCCGTGCACGGGCTTCACTACAGGCTGAAATCATGGAAAAGGCCCTGGATCGGGCAGAATCTCTGATTCAGGAAAAAATTCAGCCGGAAGACCATGAGCGTCTGACGCATGAATATCTTAAAAAGGTGGTGGCATCGTGA
- the atpH gene encoding ATP synthase F1 subunit delta produces MKNLAVARRYAKALLLIGKEDGQVEAYRNELAVFCKVFQENAGLRHILSNPLHARTARRQILDAVLQKLSMSSITRSFVLLLFDKGRLARIMDVERSYKELADEFQNIARARIVSAVTLSDTAVTGIREALVRLTSREVVLDVNEDPRIIGGIVTKVGDLVYDGSIRTQLRNLRESFKRGEGI; encoded by the coding sequence GTGAAAAATCTTGCGGTTGCAAGGCGATACGCCAAGGCTTTGCTTTTGATAGGAAAAGAGGACGGGCAGGTGGAAGCCTACAGAAATGAGCTGGCGGTTTTCTGCAAGGTTTTTCAGGAGAATGCTGGTTTGCGCCATATTCTTTCCAATCCCCTGCATGCCCGGACAGCGAGGCGGCAGATACTGGATGCGGTATTGCAAAAGCTTTCTATGTCTTCCATTACCCGGTCTTTTGTCTTGCTGCTTTTTGATAAAGGTCGGCTTGCCAGGATCATGGATGTGGAACGGTCCTACAAGGAGCTTGCCGATGAGTTTCAGAATATTGCCCGCGCGCGGATTGTCTCAGCTGTTACCCTGAGTGATACGGCTGTCACGGGCATCCGAGAAGCCCTTGTTCGGTTGACAAGCCGTGAGGTGGTCCTTGATGTGAATGAGGATCCCCGGATTATCGGTGGCATTGTCACTAAGGTCGGGGATCTGGTCTATGATGGTAGTATCAGAACCCAGTTACGGAATCTGAGAGAATCTTTTAAAAGGGGTGAAGGTATCTGA
- the atpA gene encoding F0F1 ATP synthase subunit alpha: MEIKAEEISQIIQEQIKDFDQSVQLSETGVVLSVGDGISRVYGLEKAMALELIEFPGNVFGLALNLEEDNVGIALMGPDTGIKEGDVVKRTGRIAQVPVGEALLGRVVDTLGQPIDGKGPVESKESRRLEVVAPGVVDRKSVHEPMYTGLKAIDAMIPIGRGQRELIIGDRQIGKTAVAIDAIINQKNSGVKCVYVACGQKQSTVAQVVAVLEENGAMEYTTVVSACASDPAALQYLAPYAGCAMGEYFRDKGEHALIIYDDLSKQAAAYRQVSLLLRRPPGREAFPGDVFYNHSRLLERAAKLSDELGAGSLTALPIVETQQGDVAAFIPTNVISITDGQIYLEPNLFFSGVRPAVNVGISVSRVGGSAQDKAMKQVAGTLRLDLAQYRELEAFAAFGSDLDAATQRQLTRGARLVEILKQPQFKPLKLENQVAIIYAGTKGYLDKYSLDMIAKYEAGLHAFLETRYAGLMKGIAEEKKLSDELEAKLTEALKAYGDEFQDTIK, from the coding sequence ATGGAAATCAAAGCGGAAGAAATCAGCCAGATCATCCAGGAGCAAATCAAGGATTTCGACCAGAGCGTTCAGCTCAGCGAAACCGGTGTTGTCCTGTCTGTTGGCGACGGAATTTCACGTGTGTATGGCCTTGAAAAAGCTATGGCCCTTGAACTTATTGAATTTCCGGGAAATGTGTTCGGTCTTGCCCTGAACCTTGAAGAGGACAACGTCGGGATCGCTCTTATGGGGCCGGATACTGGCATCAAGGAAGGTGATGTGGTCAAACGTACGGGACGTATTGCACAGGTTCCCGTAGGTGAAGCCCTCCTTGGTCGTGTGGTGGATACCCTTGGGCAGCCCATCGACGGTAAGGGGCCTGTTGAAAGTAAAGAATCCCGTCGCCTTGAGGTTGTGGCACCGGGTGTTGTTGACAGAAAAAGTGTTCATGAGCCCATGTATACAGGGCTGAAGGCCATCGATGCCATGATTCCCATTGGTCGTGGCCAGCGTGAGCTTATTATCGGTGACAGGCAGATCGGCAAAACGGCTGTAGCCATCGACGCCATTATCAACCAGAAGAACAGTGGTGTTAAATGCGTTTATGTGGCCTGCGGTCAGAAACAGTCCACGGTGGCTCAGGTTGTTGCGGTTCTTGAAGAAAACGGAGCCATGGAGTATACTACTGTTGTATCCGCCTGTGCTTCTGATCCTGCTGCCCTTCAGTACCTGGCTCCCTATGCCGGGTGTGCCATGGGTGAATACTTCCGGGACAAGGGTGAGCATGCCCTGATCATTTATGACGACCTTTCCAAACAGGCGGCCGCATACCGGCAGGTTTCGCTTCTGCTGCGCCGTCCGCCGGGACGAGAAGCATTCCCCGGAGACGTTTTCTATAACCATTCCCGTCTGCTGGAACGTGCTGCCAAGCTTTCCGATGAGCTGGGTGCCGGGTCCCTTACCGCTTTGCCCATTGTTGAAACACAGCAGGGTGACGTTGCGGCATTTATTCCGACTAACGTTATTTCCATTACAGACGGTCAGATTTATCTGGAACCCAACCTGTTTTTTTCCGGTGTTCGCCCTGCGGTTAACGTGGGGATTTCTGTTTCAAGGGTGGGGGGGTCTGCCCAGGATAAAGCCATGAAGCAGGTAGCTGGAACTCTGCGCCTTGATCTGGCCCAGTACCGCGAGCTTGAGGCATTTGCTGCTTTCGGCTCAGACCTGGACGCCGCAACCCAGCGTCAGCTGACGCGTGGTGCCCGCTTGGTTGAAATTCTGAAACAGCCGCAGTTTAAGCCCCTTAAGCTGGAAAATCAGGTAGCCATCATCTACGCCGGAACAAAGGGCTATCTGGATAAGTATTCCCTTGATATGATAGCCAAATATGAAGCCGGTCTCCATGCCTTCCTGGAAACCCGGTATGCGGGCCTGATGAAGGGCATTGCCGAAGAAAAGAAACTTTCCGATGAGTTGGAAGCGAAGCTGACCGAAGCACTCAAGGCTTACGGTGATGAATTTCAGGATACCATCAAGTAG
- the atpG gene encoding ATP synthase F1 subunit gamma, with translation MATLKEVKTKISGVKKTKQITKAMNMVAASRLRSTQRRMSAFRPYALKYGEVLGSLAGRAGEGASPLLVPREEVKKVHLVICTSDRGLCGGFNNNILEAAAAWVQALEEGVEVSFTAFGKKAREWVRKIKGELTDVHLGVVGTVFGFNVASTSGHKLITEFLAGTYDEVHILYPEFQSMSRQVPSVQRLLPIPASSVEEAEDSGERADDTYIPEHICEPSPEAMLNAMLPRNVHIQIFRALLETSTSEHAARMVAMDNATRACNDMIKDLNRVFNKARQAAITNDLMDIVGGAEALRG, from the coding sequence ATGGCAACGCTCAAGGAAGTCAAAACGAAGATCTCCGGGGTCAAAAAGACCAAGCAGATCACCAAGGCCATGAATATGGTCGCGGCTTCCCGGCTCCGGAGTACGCAGCGGCGGATGAGTGCTTTCCGTCCCTATGCGCTGAAGTACGGAGAAGTGCTGGGAAGTCTTGCGGGAAGAGCAGGGGAAGGTGCCAGCCCTCTTCTGGTGCCCCGTGAAGAGGTGAAGAAAGTTCACCTTGTAATCTGTACGTCGGATCGTGGCCTTTGCGGCGGATTTAATAACAATATTCTGGAAGCAGCTGCGGCATGGGTGCAGGCCCTGGAAGAAGGTGTTGAGGTTTCTTTCACAGCCTTCGGGAAAAAAGCGCGGGAATGGGTGCGGAAAATCAAAGGTGAGCTGACAGATGTTCATCTCGGTGTTGTGGGAACGGTATTCGGTTTCAACGTGGCCTCCACATCCGGCCACAAACTCATTACTGAATTTCTGGCGGGTACCTACGATGAGGTGCATATCCTTTACCCGGAATTCCAGAGCATGAGCCGTCAGGTGCCCTCTGTGCAGAGGCTTCTTCCGATTCCTGCCAGTAGCGTAGAAGAGGCGGAGGATTCAGGAGAGCGGGCGGACGATACCTACATTCCTGAACATATTTGTGAACCCTCACCGGAAGCCATGCTGAACGCCATGCTTCCGCGCAATGTCCATATTCAGATCTTCCGGGCCCTGCTGGAAACATCCACCAGCGAGCATGCGGCACGTATGGTTGCCATGGATAATGCGACACGGGCCTGCAACGACATGATCAAGGATCTGAACAGGGTCTTCAATAAGGCACGTCAGGCGGCGATTACCAATGACTTGATGGACATTGTCGGAGGGGCCGAAGCCCTGCGCGGTTAG
- the atpD gene encoding F0F1 ATP synthase subunit beta: protein MSKNIGKIRQVMGPIVDVEFEPGNLPTILTALLITNPAINSEEDNLVVEVAQHLGDNMVRTIAMDVTDGLVRGMSVKDTGRPIQMPVGEAALGRVLNVVGRPVDGKGPIDMSKTSDIHRPAPAFTSQDTSVRVLETGVKVIDLLVPFPRGGKMGMFGGAGVGKTVIMMEMVNNIGMHHGGISVFAGVGERTREGNDLYHEMKDSGVLHKCCLVYGQMTEPPGARARVALSALAEAEYFRDVEGQDVLLFIDNIFRFTQAGAEVSALLGRMPSAVGYQPTLAVDMGALQERITSTDKGSITAVQCVYVPADDLTDPAPATTFAHLDGTVVLSRAISELGIYPAVDPLDSTSRILDPNYIGEEHYRVARTVQQILQKYKDLQDIIAILGVDELSDEDKLTVARARKVQRFLSQPFHVAEQFTGIPGCYVKIEDTIRSFRDICEGKYDDLPEQAFYLVGSIEEAVAKAERMAAE, encoded by the coding sequence ATGAGTAAAAATATTGGCAAGATCAGGCAGGTCATGGGGCCGATTGTGGACGTTGAGTTTGAACCGGGCAACCTGCCTACCATTCTGACGGCTCTCTTGATTACCAATCCCGCCATTAACAGCGAAGAGGATAACCTTGTTGTGGAAGTGGCCCAGCATCTGGGCGACAACATGGTGCGGACCATAGCCATGGACGTCACAGACGGCCTGGTTCGGGGTATGTCTGTAAAGGATACGGGAAGACCTATTCAGATGCCTGTGGGAGAAGCTGCCCTGGGTCGGGTTCTGAATGTTGTGGGGCGCCCGGTGGATGGCAAGGGTCCCATTGATATGTCCAAAACTTCGGATATCCACAGACCTGCACCGGCATTTACATCCCAGGATACCTCGGTCAGGGTTCTGGAAACGGGCGTCAAGGTTATTGACCTGCTGGTACCCTTTCCCCGTGGTGGCAAGATGGGGATGTTTGGTGGTGCCGGTGTGGGCAAAACCGTTATTATGATGGAAATGGTAAACAATATCGGTATGCATCACGGTGGTATCTCCGTATTTGCAGGTGTAGGGGAAAGAACCCGTGAAGGTAACGACCTTTACCATGAAATGAAAGATTCCGGTGTTCTTCACAAGTGCTGCCTTGTGTACGGTCAGATGACGGAGCCTCCTGGAGCCCGTGCCCGTGTTGCCCTTTCCGCCCTTGCAGAGGCGGAATATTTCCGTGATGTGGAAGGACAGGACGTTCTTCTCTTCATCGATAATATTTTCCGTTTCACCCAGGCTGGAGCAGAGGTTTCCGCTCTTCTTGGGCGTATGCCCTCAGCCGTTGGGTATCAGCCTACCCTTGCGGTGGATATGGGTGCCCTGCAGGAACGAATTACATCCACGGATAAAGGATCCATTACAGCCGTTCAGTGTGTGTACGTGCCTGCTGACGACCTTACGGACCCCGCACCTGCCACAACATTTGCCCATCTGGACGGTACGGTTGTTCTTTCCCGTGCCATTTCGGAGCTGGGCATTTATCCTGCTGTGGATCCCCTGGATTCAACATCCCGTATTCTTGATCCTAACTATATTGGAGAAGAACACTACAGGGTTGCCCGCACGGTGCAGCAGATTCTTCAGAAGTACAAGGATCTTCAGGATATTATTGCTATTCTGGGTGTTGATGAGCTTTCTGATGAAGATAAGCTCACCGTTGCCAGAGCCCGTAAAGTGCAGCGTTTTCTTTCCCAGCCCTTTCATGTGGCGGAGCAGTTTACCGGTATCCCCGGCTGTTATGTAAAAATTGAGGATACTATCCGGTCTTTCCGGGATATATGTGAAGGCAAGTATGATGATCTGCCGGAGCAGGCTTTCTATCTCGTTGGTTCCATTGAGGAAGCCGTTGCCAAGGCCGAACGTATGGCCGCTGAATAA
- a CDS encoding F0F1 ATP synthase subunit epsilon, whose translation MAASIKLEIVTPEQVVVDESVQTVVAPGFFGEFGVLSGHTSFLTALKLGALRYEDGSGKTSYVFVKEGFAEVLPDRVTVLAEAAERRENIDLARAEAAYERAKERLEKKSSEEAVDFARARAALSRSVGRIRLVSGQDPA comes from the coding sequence ATGGCAGCCAGTATCAAGCTTGAGATCGTAACCCCCGAGCAGGTGGTGGTGGACGAAAGCGTACAGACTGTTGTCGCGCCGGGCTTTTTCGGGGAGTTCGGTGTGCTGTCCGGCCATACCTCATTTCTTACGGCGCTGAAGTTGGGTGCTTTGCGGTATGAGGATGGTTCAGGGAAAACAAGCTATGTTTTTGTCAAAGAAGGTTTTGCAGAGGTTCTGCCGGACAGGGTCACCGTGCTTGCGGAAGCCGCAGAGCGGCGGGAAAATATTGATCTTGCCCGGGCGGAAGCTGCTTATGAGCGTGCAAAAGAGCGTCTGGAGAAAAAAAGCAGTGAGGAAGCCGTGGACTTTGCCCGTGCCCGTGCTGCTCTGTCGCGTTCTGTAGGCAGGATTCGGCTGGTTTCCGGTCAGGACCCGGCCTGA
- a CDS encoding sugar phosphate nucleotidyltransferase: MDAMTIVSGEALAFIILAAGKGTRMRSDMAKVLHCVGGQPMVVRVAEAAMGLHPVACTVVVGHQAEAVREALQDYPLSFALQEEQLGTGHAVACATDHIPPGCSHILVICGDTPLIRKQTLARLYAHHVHTGATLTLLAVQLEDPHGYGRIQRDAAGQIRAIVEEKDANAEEKKIGLVNTGFYCFNREFLEREIKNLRSDNVQKEYYLTDLVAVATAAGDRVECVCVDSPEEVMGVNSPENLEEANRFAGRLTCLQQFP, from the coding sequence ATGGATGCAATGACAATCGTTTCGGGTGAGGCCCTTGCCTTTATTATTCTGGCGGCGGGCAAGGGAACGCGTATGCGTTCAGATATGGCAAAGGTGTTGCATTGTGTAGGGGGGCAGCCCATGGTTGTACGTGTAGCTGAAGCAGCTATGGGGTTGCATCCTGTAGCCTGCACGGTGGTTGTGGGCCATCAGGCTGAGGCTGTACGGGAGGCCCTGCAGGATTATCCCCTCTCCTTTGCCCTGCAGGAGGAGCAGCTGGGAACGGGGCATGCGGTTGCATGTGCTACGGATCACATTCCTCCAGGCTGTTCTCATATTCTTGTAATCTGCGGAGATACTCCTCTTATACGGAAGCAGACTCTTGCCCGGCTTTATGCGCATCATGTGCATACTGGGGCGACCCTGACTCTTTTGGCTGTCCAGCTTGAAGATCCCCACGGGTATGGCCGGATTCAGCGCGATGCAGCAGGTCAGATACGGGCCATTGTGGAAGAAAAGGATGCCAATGCGGAAGAAAAAAAAATAGGCCTTGTGAACACGGGGTTCTATTGTTTTAATCGGGAGTTTCTGGAACGAGAGATTAAAAATCTGCGTTCAGATAATGTGCAGAAAGAATATTATCTTACAGATCTTGTGGCGGTTGCCACGGCTGCCGGTGATAGAGTTGAGTGTGTCTGTGTGGATTCTCCTGAAGAGGTGATGGGAGTGAATTCGCCCGAAAACCTGGAAGAAGCCAACCGGTTTGCAGGAAGACTGACCTGTCTCCAGCAATTCCCTTGA